The sequence CCCTCAGCCAGGCAGCCGATAAACAACGCCCAGTAGCCGTAGTCCGTAATGTAGTGGGCCAAATCGGTCATTCCTTACTCCTTATGTGACTGACGCATAAGGGCAAGTATACGCCCGATCGCTAGCCTTGGGCGATCTGGGTCACCAATGCTCTGCGCCGCGCCAGGCTTTCCGCCATCTGCGCCTGTACCCTGGCGTAAATGTGCGGCGGGGCCAGTTCCGGCGTGCCGCCCGTGAACGGCGGGGCCGGGGCGTATTCCAGGTAGAGTTGGATCGTTTGGGCGGTGTCTTCGCCGTGCAGTTCGGCGATCAGCGCCAGCGCGAAATCGATGCCGGCGGTAACGCCGCCGCCGCTGATCACGTTGCCGTCGCGCTCAACGCGTGCAGCGCTGGGGATGGCGCCGAACAGCGCCAGGCTGTCGCGCATCGACCAGTGGCAGGCGGCGCGTTTGCCCGCCAGCAAGCCGGCGGCGGCCAGGATCAGCGAACCGGTGCACACTGAGGTCAGGTAGCGGGCATCGGCGCCCAGCCGACGGATCTGCTGCATAAAGGCCTCATCTTGCAGCGCCTGGGTGCAACCGCTGCCGCCCGGCACGCACAGCACGTCGCAGCGCGCGATCTCCGGCAGCGGGCGCAGCTGGGTGAAGTGCAAGCCTTCTGATTCGACATCCGCGCCGTCTACCGAAGCGACGATGATTTCCGCGCCCGGCATGCGGCGCAGAAACTGCAGCGGGCCGGTGAAGTCGAGCTGGGTGACGCCTTGATAGATGGGAAATACAATCACGAGTGGTTCAGACATGACATTCGCCTCATTTTTATCGTTGGACCTGGGCCATAATAGCCGCCCTGATTTTGGCTGGTATGACAGATAACCCTCAAAAAGCGCCATCATGAAAACGATCGGTTTTGTGGTTTTTCCCGGTTTCAACCTGCTGGACTTTGCCGGCCCTCTGGCGGCGTTCGATAACGTCAGCCAGTTTACCGATCCATCGGCCTACCGCTGCGTGGCGATCTCGCCGCAGGGCGGGATGGTCGCCAGCTCGGCCGGGGTGGAGATCGCCACGCAACCGTGCGGCGACGAGCGTTTCGATACGCTGGTGGTGGCCGGCGGCAGCGGCAACGTGATGGCGGCGCAGTCGCCGGCGCTGGTGGCGTTTCTGACCACCCACAGCCGGCGGGCGCGGCGCATCGCCAGCGTGTGCACCGGCGCGTTTATTCTGGCGGCCTGCGGTTTGCTGGACGGCAAGCGCGCCACCACCCACTGGTATCACGCGGCGCGGCTGCAGCAGAGCTATCCGCGCATCCGCGTCGACAGCAACCGCATTTTCATTCGCGACGGCGATATCTGGACCTCGGCCGGCATCAGCGCCGGCATCGATCTGGCGTTGGCGCTGATCGAGGACGATCTGGGCGCCACGATGGCGGCGGGCGTGGCGCGGCAGCTGGTGGTCTATCATCGGCGCCCCGGCGGGCAGTCGCAGTATTCGCTGCTGCTGGCGTTGAACCCGTCGTCGGATCGCATGCGCGCCGCGCTGTCGTTCGCGCGCGAGCACTTGCACCTGCCGCTGTCGGTGGCGGATCTGGCCGACGCCGCCTGCCTGAGCGAGCGCCAGTTCGGCCGGCTGTTCCGCGCCGAAACCGGGCAGACGCCGGCCAAGGTGATCGAACAGCTGCGGGTGGAGGCGGCCAGGGTGCGCATCGAAGAGAGCGCCGAGCCGCTGGAGGCGATCGCCCGTTCGGTGGGGTTCAGCGATCCGGAGCGCATGAGGCGGGCGTTTATCCGCGTATTTGGCCTGTCGCCGCAGGCGATCCGCCGGCTCGGCCGCGCGGGATAACTTTTTTGCCACGCCTGGCGGCGGGGCACACCAGAGGAGCAACGGATGTATCAGGATTTCGAGAGCGAATTGAACTGGGCGATGCGCCATATGCCGCGCACCCGGGCGGCGGTGGCGGCGTTGCCGGATCTGCACGGGGTGCGGCTGGCGTGCAATATGCACCTGGATCTGAAAATGGCGCCGCTGGTGGCCGGCCTGCTGGATAAGGGCGCGGCGATCTTCCTGACCACCTGCAATCCCACCACGGTGCAGAACGACGTGGTGGCCTGGCTGGAACGGCGGGGCGCGCAGGCCTATGCCTGGCGCGACATGAACGCCGGCGAGTGGTCGGAGTCCTTCGACCGCGCGCTGGCCTGGCAGCCGACCCACCTGTGCGAAATGGGGGCAGATCTGACCACCCGTTTGCACCAATCGCGGAGCGGCCCGCGGATCGTCGCCGGGCTGGAGGCCACCGGCTCGGGCATCAGCCGGTTAAACGGCGTGGCACCGCGCTACCCGATCTTCAACTGGGACGATCTGCCGGTGAAAGAGGGGCTGCACAATCGGCATATGGTTGGGCTGACCGCCTGGCACACCTTCTTCCAGACCACCCATTTGACGCTGCACGAAAAGCGCGTGCTGGTGATCGGCTACGGCCTGGTCGGGCAGGGGACAGCGGCGGCGGCCAGGGCTTACGGCGGCCAGGTGATGGTGGCGGAAATCGATCCGGCGCGCGCGCTGCAGGCGCGTTATGACGGCTGGCAGGTGGTGGATCTGGCGAGCGCCGTCGCGCAGGCGGACGTGATCGCTACCGCAACCGGCGCGAAAAACGTGCTCTCGGCGCAGCATTTGCAACAGGCGCAGGACGGCGTGTTTATCCTCAACGTCGGCCACGTGGCGGAAGAGATCGACGTCGGCTTCCTGCAAGGCCTGCCGCACCACGAGCCGATGCCTTATGTGAACGCTTACCAACTTAATGAGAAGACGGTGTATTTGCTGGCCAACGGCTCGATGTTCAACCTGACCGCCGGCTATGGCGACAGCCTTAACGCCTTCGATGTGACGCTGGCGGTGATGGCGGCCGGCATCGGCCATATCGTCGGCGCCGGGGCGCGGCAAACGCCGGGGCTGTACCTGTTGCCGCAGTCGGCCTGGCAGCCGGCGCTGTAACTTTTTCCACGCGGGCGTTCATCCCAGAGCGCCCGCGGGCTGCGTCGTTTTTCAGCGGACAGAATTTGTCACAAATCCGCCATACAATCCCAGTGCCAAGCGCTGAACCCTCACATATAATTCGCTGAGTTCAAGCCCCCATTTCAGAGTAATGCCTGTGAAAATACGTGTTTTGGTTCTGACCCTGCTCGCTTTGCAGGCGGGCGCAGGCTTTGCGCCGCGCGCGTTGGCCAGCGACAACGCCGCCGCCCTGCACGCCACCCAACCGGAGTTGGCCTCCGGCAGCGCGATGGTCGTCGATATGCAAACCCATAAGGTGATGTATGCGCGCAACCCGGATGAAGTGGTGCCGATCGCCTCGATCACCAAGCTGATGACCGCCATGGTTACGCTCGACGCGCACCTGCCGCTCGACGAGATGCTGGCGGTGGACATCCGCCAGACGCCGGAGATGAAAGGGGTGTATTCACGGGTGCGGCTGAACAGCGAAATCAGCCGTAAGGATATGCTGCTGCTGGCGCTGATGTCGTCGGAAAACCGCGCCGCCGCCAGCCTGGCGCACCACTATCCGGGGGGCTACAACGCCTTCATCAAAGCGATGAACGCCAAGGCCAGAGCGCTGGGCATGACCAATACCCATTATGTGGAACCGACCGGGCTGTCTATTCATAACGTGTCGACGGCGCGCGATCTGACCAAGCTGCTGATCGCCACCAAGCAATATCCGTTGATCGGCCAGCTCAGCACCACCACCGAACGCATGGCCAGCTTCAAGGATCCGAACTACACGCTGCCGTTCCGCAACACCAACCATCTGGTGTACAACCCGAAATGGAACATCCAGCTGACCAAAACCGGCTTCACCAACCAGGCGGGCCACTGCCTGGCGATGCGCACGGTGATCGGTAACCGCTCGGTGTCGCTGGTGGTGCTGGACGCCTTCGGCAAATATACCCACTTCGCCGACGCCAACCGGCTGCGCAGCTGGATTGAAACCGGCAAGGTGACGCCGATCCCGGCCGCCGCCCGTGACTATCGCCGCCAAAAAGACGCCCGTCTGGCGAAGAACGACAGCGAATAACCCGCCTGGCGGCCTGCCCGTTTGCGGCAGGCCGCTATCGGCCCTCGGGCCGTCTGATGACAAATCCCCGCTCGCGATCGCCGTCGAAACCCGCCTTGAGATAAAGCTGGTGCGCGCCGGTGCGTTGCTGCCCCGACAGCAGCATCACCTTGTAACAGCCCTTGCGCCAGGCCAGCTGCAGCGCGTATTCGATCATCGCGAGCGCCACGCCGTGGCCGCGATAGGGCTCCGCCGTCACCACGTGTTCGATGACGCCGAACGGCTGCGCCTGATGCGCCAGCCCCGGGATCAGCGCCAGCATGCAGGTGGCGATCGGCTGTTCCTCTTGCGCCGCTACCACCAGACGGATTGCCGGATCGTCCAGCAGGCGCTGCAGGGCACGGCGCGCGTCGTCGCTGCGCAGCGGCGCATCCTGTGGGCGCAGCTCGCGATACAGAGCCAACAGGCCGTTGAGATCGTCCGGCTGCGCCAGGCGATGAATGATGCTCATGGTTGCTCCTTTCGCCGCTTCAAGGGTAATCCGCTATCCTCCATTAATACCACAACGATTACCGAAGGGGATGTTATGAGTCAGGTTTCGACCTTTGTCATGTTCCAGGGGGAGGCGCAGCAGGCGATCGACCTCTACAGCCAGGTGTTTGCGCGTTTTCGGCTCATGCAGGTGCAGCATTACGACCCGACGCCGGACGGCCGGCGGTTAATCAAGCATGCCACCATCGATTTCGACCGGCAGAACCTGGTGTTTATCGACAGCCCGATCAGCCATGATTTCAGCTTTACCCCGGCGGTGTCGCTGTTCATCAACCTGCCTAACGAAGAAGCGTTGGAGAGGGCGTTCCACCGCCTGGCGGAGGGCGGTAAGGTGCTGATGCCGCTCGACGACTACGGCTTCAGCGCTCGCTTCGGCTGGCTCAACGATCGCTTTGGGCTTTCCTGGCAGCTCAATGTGCCGGCGGGGGATCTGCCCTGAGGCTAAGGGGGAGTGTGCAAAAGGCATGGTAGTTCCTGTTGTTGTTTCATATGCTTATCGCCGGGGCAGGAACTCTGCCGTGGGGAATACCGACAACATCATGGAAAGGTGCGATTTGATTGATTTTGACCGCTATGTTGAGCAAGCGAAGTCTTACGGTGAGTGGCCGGGGGCACAGGTGGGCACGTTGTCCGGTTGCGTTGAGGGATTGAGCTACCGCCTGTATCGACAAACTGCCGAGAGCGAAGACGTGATCGTGGTTTATCACGGCGGCGGGGTTAACAGCGCCGCCGGGTATGACATTCTTGCGCGCCAGCTGGCCGCCGAGCCAACGCTCGCGGTGTGCCTGGTCGATATTCGCGGGCATGGCGATTCCACGGGAGAGCGGGGGACGGTTGAGCGGCCTGAGCGTATTTGGCGCGATGTCGATGTCATCCTGGCGGAAATGCGCCTGCGTTTTCCGTTAGCGCGCAGGCACCTGCTTGGCCATTCCAGCGGCGCCGGGATGTTGCTCAACTACCTGACCCGCTATCCTTGTGAACAGCAGGCGGACAGCCTGATCCTGCTGGCACCCGAGCTGGGGCCATTTTCCGGGATGGCCCGCGATCTGGCGGCGGCGGCCCGTTTTGCCCAGGTGCGGCAATGGCCTTTTGTGGCCAATGCGCTCAGCGGTGGGCGATGGTTTGGGCAATCTCGGGCGGTCAGCCTGAATTTCCCCCCGGCCGTACTGGCCGCCTCCCCCGATTTTGTTTGCCAATACAGCGTTAATATGGCTAACGCCTTGACGCCACGCACCCCGGCAAAGCAACTGGCGGCGCTGCGATTGCCGACTTTGCTGCTGGCGGCAGCGCAGGATGAGTTGTTCAGCGCACAATCCTTGCAGCGTTTCGTTGAACAGCATGGCAGCGTGCATGTTGCCTTTGGCTTGCTTGCGAGCAGCACGCATTTATCGTGCGTCTTTGAGGCCCACGGCCCGATCCTTCAACATATCTCACGCGCGTTCGCTCTCGGAGCTGATGAGGGACTGTCAGGCGAGAGGTTTTAACTTCCACCCGGCGTTTTCCGCGATCCTCCCATATCCTTTCATGACGCTTTACCGCTATGCTAAATATAGAATGGCCCGTGAACATGAAAAGGATGAATCATTTTGGCAGGAAGTAGCTTACTTACCCTTATCGACGATATCGCCTCGTTGCTGGACGATGTCTCTTTGATGACCAAGATGGCGGCAAAAAAAACCGCTGGGGTGCTGGGGGACGATCTGGCGCTCAACGCGCAGCAGGTCACCGGCGTTAAAGCCGACCGCGAACTGCCGGTGGTGTGGAGCGTCGCCAAAGGTTCGCTGATCAACAAGGCGATCCTGGTGCCGCTGGCGCTGCTGATCAGCGCTTTCGCGCCCTGGGCGATCACGCCGCTGCTGATGGTGGGCGGCGCCTACCTGTGCTACGAAGGGTTCGAAAAGGTGTATCACAGCCTGAGCCAAGACAAGCAGGCACATGAGGATAAGCAAGACGGACCGGGCGCCAATGAGGATGTGGCGGCCTATGAAAAGCGTAAGATAAAAGGGGCTGTGCGTACCGATTTCGTGTTATCCGCCGAGATTATCGCCATTACGTTGGGCACCGTCGCCGGCGCCACTTTCAGTCAGCAGGTGATCGTGCTGTGCGGCATCGCGCTGGTGATGACGCTGGGGGTTTACGGCATCGTCGCCGGTATCGTCAAGCTGGATGATTTGGGGCTGTACCTGAGCCGCAAGGGCAGCGCGTTGGCACGCGCCGTCGGCGGCGGCATCGTGCGCGCCGCGCCTTATTTGATGAAAACGCTGTCGATCGTCGGCACGGTCGCCATGTTTATGGTCGGCGGCGGCATCCTGACCCACGGTCTGCCGCCGGTACATCATCTGTTTGAGGGCTGGGCTTCCTACGCTACGGTGGTGCCGACGTTGGGGCATATTTTGCAGGGTGTCATTCCAGCCCTGCTGAACGTGGTGTTCGGCGCGATTGCCGGCGGCGTGGTGCTGGCGGTGGTGTCGGCGCTGGGCGCGGTGCGCGCGCGTTTCAAGGCATGATGAAAAGTCTCGCCCCGCAAGGGGCGGGACGGAGCTGACGCTTTAAAAAATCAGTTTGAGAACGCCGGTAATCGTCAACAAACCCACGATGAAGATGATGGCGACAATCCACAGAATAATTTTCATTTACTTCTCCCTTACCGGTTAAATGTGGCGCACGATTGGCGCTAACTTAATGAAATCACTCTTCACTATAGACGCTAACTTCCTATCGTGCGTCGCCATGTATTCAAGGATGCTGACTGTCGCCCGCGCCCAGCGCGCGCTGCATGAGGTGGGTGTCGCGCCATTCCCCCAGTTTGAACCCCACGGCCTTTAACGTCCCGACGCTGGTAAAGCCGAGCGACTGGTGCAGCGCCAGCGAACCGCGGTTGGCGGCGGAATCGCCGACGATCGCCAGCATCTGGCGCCAGGGCCCTTGTTCGCAGCGGGCGATAAGCTTGCTCAGCAGCGCCTTGCCGACGCCTTTGCCCTGTTGCCCTTCGGCGATATACACCGAGTCTTCCACGGTAAAGCGATAGGCCGGCCGGGGGCGATACGGCGTGGCGTAGCAGTAGCCCACAATATGGCCTTCGCTTTTCGCCACCAGCCAGGGCAGCCCGGCTTCTTGCACCTTGCTCAGCCGCAGCTGCATTTCCGCCAGGGGCGGCGGCTGTTCTTCAAACGAGGCGGCACCGTACAGCACGTGGTGGGTGTAAATGCGCAGCACGGCGGCCATATCGTCCGGCGTGGCGTCAAGGAGGCTGAGTACGGGAGCGGAGAGCGTCATGGTAATGCCTGTTTACCTTGGAAATCAGCGGATAAACGCCATTATGCGCGCCGCTCGCCGCCGGGGTAAATCGGGTTTTCTTATGATGAGATAAGAAAAGGCGATGATGATGTGGCAGGGGCTCTTTGGGGAGAGCCCCTGTGGCGCAGTGCCTGGAATTACCAGCCTTTCACCGCGCCGCCGTTGAAGATTTTCTCGGCGGCTTTGGCGACTTCGTCCGACTCATAGGCCTTGATGAAGTTCTGCACGTTCGGCGCGTCCTTGTTGTCTTCGCGGGTGACGATGATGTTGGTGTACGGCGAGTCTTTATCCTCGATGAAGATGCCGTCTTTGGTCGGCGACAGGCCGGTCTGGTTGATGTAGGTGGTGCTGATAACGGCGACGGTGACCTTTGGATCGTCCAGCACGTGCGGCAGCTGCGCGCCTTCCAGCTCCATGATTTGGTAACGGTGCGGGTTGGCGCTGATGTCCAGGGCGGTGGGCAACAACCCCTTGCCTTGTTTCAGCGTAATCAATCCGGTTTTTTCCAGCAGCAGCAGGGCGCGCCCCAGGTTGGTCGGATCGAGCGGGATGGCGATCACCGCGCCGTCCGGCAGCTCTTTGAGCGATTTTATCTTTTTGGAGTAGCCGGCCATCGGGAAGACAAAGGTATTGCCGACCGCCACCAGCTTATAGCCGTGATCTTTGTTTTGCTGTTCGAGGAACGGGCGGTGCTGGAACACGTTGGCGTCCAGTTCGCCCTTGTCGGTGGCGTCGTTCGGCAGCAGCGAACCGCTGAAGCCGACCAGCTCGACGTCCAGCCCGTATTTCTCTTTCGCCACCTGTCTGGCGACTTCCGCCACGTCCTGTTCCGCGCCGTTGATGACGCCGACCTTGATATGGTTCCGATCGGTTTTTTGATCGCAGCCCTGAAGCGCCAAAACGGCGGCGAAGGCCGCCGCCAGAGGGGTGATACGCCAGCGTAAGGTCATCGAAGTCTCCCTGAAAAGAACAATAAAATCAGTTGGTTTTTGTTCTTACAGCTAAGCCTGAACCGCCGATGAAGTCAAACGCTCGCTCAGCATAAACGGCTATAGCTTATAGCCGTTATGCGGCGGGGGATTATCGGCTGAGCGAACGCAGCACCACGATGCCCGGCGTGGCCATCACGTAATCCATAAAGGGCGAATCGACCACCCGCATGTTGGCCTTGCGCGATGAGGCGTTGCGCAGCACCGGGCCGTTGTCGGTCATCACGAAGATGCCGGTGTGGGTCACGTCCAGCCCGTCCAGGTTGGTATAAATGCCGATGTAATCGCCGGTGCGCAGCTGGGCCAGCACCTTGTCGTTGATACGGTCGCTGGGGATATAGGTCACGCTGCGTTGTACGTCGGGCAAGCCGGGCAGGTAGCTGCCGCCATCCGCTTTGCGGTTGAGGGTTTTCACGAGGGTGACGGCGTGCGGGCTGAGCCGCGCGGTGATGTCTTCAGCCACTTTTTTCGGCCGCTGCGCCCAATCGGTGAAGAAGTGTTTGCGCTGCGGGAAGGCGATGTTGCCGTCGACGTAGCGAATGTCTACCAGGCGCTGTACGAACTCGCCCTCGCTGCGGGCGGTGCTGAGTGCTTCCACATAATCGATGTAGGTGAAGCAATCCAGCCCGCGGAAGTCGATCACCAGCTGCTCGGGCGTGCTCTGCGAACCGATCAGGCGGTTGGCGAGATAGGGCGTGCCGAGAAACTCGCGCGAAATCAAATCGACGGTGCGGCCATGTGGCTGCGTGGCGTGCCAACCGGCGCGCAGCGCGAGGATCTCATGCAGCTTGCTGCGGGTGCTGGCGTCCATCTGCGGTTGCACAGCCGGCGGCGAAACGGTGACGTCGGTCGGCGGCGTTGCGGGGGAGACGGCGGTGGGGCGCTCGGCGCATCCGCTCATGGCGATAGCTAACATCAGTAAAACAACCTTGTTCTGGTTCATACGGCCCTCCCTGGGTGTCGCTGGCTTATCAGAGTCAGTGATAACAGTTCTCATCCGATGGTAGGGGTTAAAAAGTAAACATAGCCTCAATGGCGGCCGATAAATCAGTAACCGATTTCGCTATTGAACGGCAAATACCAGAACAGCGCGATTTCGTGATCGGCGATCTCCGGCTCGGCGCGGTACAGCAAACGGTCGATGCCGCCGAGAATAAACCCGTAATGCTGGTAGCAGCGACAGGCGGCCAGATTGTTGTTCTGCGTTTCGAGCATCATACCTGAGGTTTCCTGCTGCCGCGCCCACTGTTTGGCGCAGTCCAGCAGCGCCCCGGCGATGCCCTGACGGCGCGCGTGAGCGCTGACCGCGATCTCGTCGATCAGGGTGTAACCGTTCCAGTTTTTGCTCAGCGTGATGTGGCCAACGGCTTGGTCCTGGCGATACGCCAGAAAAGTCGCGCTGTCTTCGTTGGCGAACGGCGCCAAGGGATACTGTTTGCGAAACGGCGCCACCGGGCGGGTTGGCCAGCTGTCGACCGGGGTGTCGAACTGCGGCAGGGCGTAACAGCGGATGGTAAAGCCGAAATCGCCGCGCGTCAGGTAATCATCGGGCAGCGCCTCAATGGCCGCGATGCGGATGGCCGGGATCATTACGGCAGCTCCCGCAGCAGGCGCGCCGGGTTGCCGGCATAAATCCCCTTGCGGGTGATGTTGCGGGTCACGACCGCCCCGGCGCCGATCACCGCGTCGCTGCAGATCTCCACCGCCAGGATGGTGGCGCCGGAGCCGATGGAGACCCGATCGCCGACGCGCGTGCGCCCCCAGCTGGCCGGATCGGCATTGGGCGCGCCGTCTTTGAACAGATCGTTGGCGAAGGTGACGCCGTGGCCGACAAAACACGCTTCGCCGAGGGTGACGTATTCGCAGATAAAGCTATGCGACTGAATTTTACTGCGCGCGCCG comes from Serratia sarumanii and encodes:
- a CDS encoding DJ-1/PfpI family protein: MSEPLVIVFPIYQGVTQLDFTGPLQFLRRMPGAEIIVASVDGADVESEGLHFTQLRPLPEIARCDVLCVPGGSGCTQALQDEAFMQQIRRLGADARYLTSVCTGSLILAAAGLLAGKRAACHWSMRDSLALFGAIPSAARVERDGNVISGGGVTAGIDFALALIAELHGEDTAQTIQLYLEYAPAPPFTGGTPELAPPHIYARVQAQMAESLARRRALVTQIAQG
- a CDS encoding GlxA family transcriptional regulator, with the protein product MKTIGFVVFPGFNLLDFAGPLAAFDNVSQFTDPSAYRCVAISPQGGMVASSAGVEIATQPCGDERFDTLVVAGGSGNVMAAQSPALVAFLTTHSRRARRIASVCTGAFILAACGLLDGKRATTHWYHAARLQQSYPRIRVDSNRIFIRDGDIWTSAGISAGIDLALALIEDDLGATMAAGVARQLVVYHRRPGGQSQYSLLLALNPSSDRMRAALSFAREHLHLPLSVADLADAACLSERQFGRLFRAETGQTPAKVIEQLRVEAARVRIEESAEPLEAIARSVGFSDPERMRRAFIRVFGLSPQAIRRLGRAG
- a CDS encoding adenosylhomocysteinase; amino-acid sequence: MYQDFESELNWAMRHMPRTRAAVAALPDLHGVRLACNMHLDLKMAPLVAGLLDKGAAIFLTTCNPTTVQNDVVAWLERRGAQAYAWRDMNAGEWSESFDRALAWQPTHLCEMGADLTTRLHQSRSGPRIVAGLEATGSGISRLNGVAPRYPIFNWDDLPVKEGLHNRHMVGLTAWHTFFQTTHLTLHEKRVLVIGYGLVGQGTAAAARAYGGQVMVAEIDPARALQARYDGWQVVDLASAVAQADVIATATGAKNVLSAQHLQQAQDGVFILNVGHVAEEIDVGFLQGLPHHEPMPYVNAYQLNEKTVYLLANGSMFNLTAGYGDSLNAFDVTLAVMAAGIGHIVGAGARQTPGLYLLPQSAWQPAL
- the pbpG gene encoding D-alanyl-D-alanine endopeptidase produces the protein MPVKIRVLVLTLLALQAGAGFAPRALASDNAAALHATQPELASGSAMVVDMQTHKVMYARNPDEVVPIASITKLMTAMVTLDAHLPLDEMLAVDIRQTPEMKGVYSRVRLNSEISRKDMLLLALMSSENRAAASLAHHYPGGYNAFIKAMNAKARALGMTNTHYVEPTGLSIHNVSTARDLTKLLIATKQYPLIGQLSTTTERMASFKDPNYTLPFRNTNHLVYNPKWNIQLTKTGFTNQAGHCLAMRTVIGNRSVSLVVLDAFGKYTHFADANRLRSWIETGKVTPIPAAARDYRRQKDARLAKNDSE
- a CDS encoding GNAT family N-acetyltransferase encodes the protein MSIIHRLAQPDDLNGLLALYRELRPQDAPLRSDDARRALQRLLDDPAIRLVVAAQEEQPIATCMLALIPGLAHQAQPFGVIEHVVTAEPYRGHGVALAMIEYALQLAWRKGCYKVMLLSGQQRTGAHQLYLKAGFDGDRERGFVIRRPEGR
- a CDS encoding VOC family protein, with protein sequence MSQVSTFVMFQGEAQQAIDLYSQVFARFRLMQVQHYDPTPDGRRLIKHATIDFDRQNLVFIDSPISHDFSFTPAVSLFINLPNEEALERAFHRLAEGGKVLMPLDDYGFSARFGWLNDRFGLSWQLNVPAGDLP
- a CDS encoding alpha/beta fold hydrolase, with product MGNTDNIMERCDLIDFDRYVEQAKSYGEWPGAQVGTLSGCVEGLSYRLYRQTAESEDVIVVYHGGGVNSAAGYDILARQLAAEPTLAVCLVDIRGHGDSTGERGTVERPERIWRDVDVILAEMRLRFPLARRHLLGHSSGAGMLLNYLTRYPCEQQADSLILLAPELGPFSGMARDLAAAARFAQVRQWPFVANALSGGRWFGQSRAVSLNFPPAVLAASPDFVCQYSVNMANALTPRTPAKQLAALRLPTLLLAAAQDELFSAQSLQRFVEQHGSVHVAFGLLASSTHLSCVFEAHGPILQHISRAFALGADEGLSGERF
- a CDS encoding DUF808 domain-containing protein, whose protein sequence is MAGSSLLTLIDDIASLLDDVSLMTKMAAKKTAGVLGDDLALNAQQVTGVKADRELPVVWSVAKGSLINKAILVPLALLISAFAPWAITPLLMVGGAYLCYEGFEKVYHSLSQDKQAHEDKQDGPGANEDVAAYEKRKIKGAVRTDFVLSAEIIAITLGTVAGATFSQQVIVLCGIALVMTLGVYGIVAGIVKLDDLGLYLSRKGSALARAVGGGIVRAAPYLMKTLSIVGTVAMFMVGGGILTHGLPPVHHLFEGWASYATVVPTLGHILQGVIPALLNVVFGAIAGGVVLAVVSALGAVRARFKA
- a CDS encoding GNAT family N-acetyltransferase translates to MTLSAPVLSLLDATPDDMAAVLRIYTHHVLYGAASFEEQPPPLAEMQLRLSKVQEAGLPWLVAKSEGHIVGYCYATPYRPRPAYRFTVEDSVYIAEGQQGKGVGKALLSKLIARCEQGPWRQMLAIVGDSAANRGSLALHQSLGFTSVGTLKAVGFKLGEWRDTHLMQRALGAGDSQHP
- a CDS encoding MetQ/NlpA family lipoprotein translates to MTLRWRITPLAAAFAAVLALQGCDQKTDRNHIKVGVINGAEQDVAEVARQVAKEKYGLDVELVGFSGSLLPNDATDKGELDANVFQHRPFLEQQNKDHGYKLVAVGNTFVFPMAGYSKKIKSLKELPDGAVIAIPLDPTNLGRALLLLEKTGLITLKQGKGLLPTALDISANPHRYQIMELEGAQLPHVLDDPKVTVAVISTTYINQTGLSPTKDGIFIEDKDSPYTNIIVTREDNKDAPNVQNFIKAYESDEVAKAAEKIFNGGAVKGW
- a CDS encoding DUF1460 domain-containing protein; this translates as MNQNKVVLLMLAIAMSGCAERPTAVSPATPPTDVTVSPPAVQPQMDASTRSKLHEILALRAGWHATQPHGRTVDLISREFLGTPYLANRLIGSQSTPEQLVIDFRGLDCFTYIDYVEALSTARSEGEFVQRLVDIRYVDGNIAFPQRKHFFTDWAQRPKKVAEDITARLSPHAVTLVKTLNRKADGGSYLPGLPDVQRSVTYIPSDRINDKVLAQLRTGDYIGIYTNLDGLDVTHTGIFVMTDNGPVLRNASSRKANMRVVDSPFMDYVMATPGIVVLRSLSR
- a CDS encoding GNAT family N-acetyltransferase — its product is MIPAIRIAAIEALPDDYLTRGDFGFTIRCYALPQFDTPVDSWPTRPVAPFRKQYPLAPFANEDSATFLAYRQDQAVGHITLSKNWNGYTLIDEIAVSAHARRQGIAGALLDCAKQWARQQETSGMMLETQNNNLAACRCYQHYGFILGGIDRLLYRAEPEIADHEIALFWYLPFNSEIGY
- a CDS encoding acyltransferase, encoding MSSVITTRQAGIVDVDAGRNVTVVEPCNLYGCRLGDDVFVGPFVEIQRHVSIGARSKIQSHSFICEYVTLGEACFVGHGVTFANDLFKDGAPNADPASWGRTRVGDRVSIGSGATILAVEICSDAVIGAGAVVTRNITRKGIYAGNPARLLRELP